The genomic window GTGAGGTTCGGTGGTTTAGCTCGGATTTACGAAATTTGCCGTCTCTGCTGCGGATTATTTGTTCGCTCGTGTGTGTTTAAGCTGCGGCTGTCGGGTTGGGGATGGCAAGGATTGCACTGTTACCTACCTGTATCATTTTGCTTTAGATGGTTAGATGCTTGGTTGATCGCCGGGGTAATTACCTTGATGGGTTGCATAAACTGTTGATTTTGTTGCGTTGGAGTAATCTAGGATTGCTGGTTTGGTCTGTTAATTCAGAACTCCTTTTGGTCTGCCAAAATCCTCGTCACTTCTGTGCGCAGTTGCCCTTCATTGTTTGCTACTGAAGTTGCTTAGTTGGCTAAAAGTGCTGATAGTTTGGTGCTTTTAATGTCAGTAGAAGCAATTTGTGTTGCTCTTGCGTATTTTTCAGGTTGTAGATTTCCTTACTATTTTTGTAACGATGGTCGCTTAGTTGACTGAAAGGTGTCTACATTGCTTAACTTTTGTTGAATCCTACCTTTGTAATCTTGCGTTAAATATAATGAGGTCACTGTATTTACTCAACTCTCTGAATCATGCTAGATGCTGTTATATTGACATTTCTTTTGAATCGCACAACTAACGTTTATTTTGGTGTAGGGGCCACAATATGTATGCACCAATTTCTGGACCTTTACATGCTTGTCATGTAGTGGGATACAGTGAGTATCTTAGAACTTTGGGGATTTTTTTTGCCGCTTCAGTTCTTCCTTTTAGTCTTTGGCCTTATATCTCATGTTTAGTTTTAGTTATATGCCAAATTCTCTTCTGCATAAATTTGTGATGTGGTATTTGATACTACCTTGCTCGCAAATAGATTACTTCCTAGAAAGCGTGCAATCAAACTCTTCTAACTTTGATGACTAATATATACAAAATCATATGGATTGGTAAGTTGAAAATAGTATCATTAGATTTGTCGTGAACAATACTTTCATGATACAATTTTTGTACAAAAAATAATGGTCATAGATGCATATTGGAGAccatttctttacagagggagtatttatgaACGGAGCATACTCTATGATACAAAGGAGTAGATACTCTTTGTTGTCATGAAATAGTTAACAATCCAATATCACAATGTCTCACACTATTCCACTGTAATCTTACTACATATGTGCAATTGGAATTTTCCATATAAAACTCTAGGGCATGAGGTCATTTCATGATTATCATGAGATGGTCTCTAGATTAGCTAATTTCTCAAACTGAACATCCCACTAGTATCCTGAGATAGCCGCATGTAGCCACTTTGCCATTTGCTGAAATAGATGATGAAGTTATGCTGTCTTGTTAAGCTATCCCCAGTTACTGCATTTTCCTGTCGTGCCCTTAATAGTAATTTTTATTCTGTGTTTGATATAACAGCCGTGAGTTCACTCACCGTGTTAAATCAGTGTCAATGTCTAAATTCACTACCCAAGAAGTGCGGGCTCTTGAACAGGGTGGTAACCAGGTAACTGTGCTCAGAACTGTTCTACCATTCCCATCTTGAGTTACTTGTTCAACTTAACGACTTACATCGGAGTTGGTAACTAACTGCAGCGAGCACGTGATATCTACCTAAAAGATTGGGATTGGCAGCGAATGAGGTTGCCTGACAACAGGTGAGTTTGTTTCATTCTTAAGTTCCTTTTAGTCACGTCCTGCATCCTGTGCTATGAAAAACTGCTACATTTCCTCTTATGCTACCAAGTAACTTTCTGTTTCAGCAAACCAGATAGGATAAGGGAATTTATCAGAACTGTTTATGTAGACAAGAAGTATGCTGGTGCGAAGTCCACCGACAAACCAGCCACTGATAGTGAGGTAACGAGTTAGTAAAATCTAAAGAGTGATGGTCTTTAATTCTGGATATCTAAGTGCCGAATTTCCCCTCATCTAACAGTTGAACATTTCTAACACTGTTCATGCTGCAATCCTTTTCATTATTAGCCACACATATGTGCTAACTATACATTCTAATTTTTCAACAGAGTGTAAAGGGCAATGAAAGTGAAACAAGAAGACCCGACTCCTATCATTCATACTCGCAAAGCCCACCTTATGATTTTCAGTATGAGGATAGACGATATGGCAAGCAAGTTAACACGCTTGCTCGTAGGCCTTCGGATAGGGCACTCTTTGATGGGAAACTCGGCAGCCTATTGTACAGTCCGGGTCGTTCCAGGGATCAGATGCATGAAGATCGATTTGCTAATGAGAGTCACGGATCAAGATTTTCTGACTTTTCAGCCTCAAGCACCAGTGACTTTAGAAACGATGTGCTTTCTCCTAGCTCTCAGGATACAGGATACAGCAGCCCTTCTGTGCACCATTCAAGAAATGTATCAGCTGAAAATCCTCAATCCCAAAGACATCCAAATGCAGTTTCACAAATAGAATCTAATGGAGGTCATCGTTCACAGGTTATTGATCCTCCCATCTCCATCTTCACTTTGCAGTAAAATTACCTATTCACTTGTGCAATTCTTGAAGTAGATTGGGTAAGACATAAAATATATCTTCTTCATATGTGCAGCGAACAGCTTCTTCTGGAAGTTTTGGATCGTTTGATGGTAGCTCACCATCTAATAAATCAGTTGATTCAGGTGTCCTACCTGATGCACCTACAGAAAGGCCAGTGCCCTCTGCTGCAAACCGTCAGAGTGGGGCATCTTCTGTAGCTCATTCTACACAACCGTATGCCTTGCAGCAGAGTGCGAATTCTTCAGCCAGCCAAATTGCCCCCCAAGAATCTCTGCGGCATTTGCCTGTTTCAGCCCAACCACAACCACAACCAACGGCTTTCTCTAATCAAGCCCTCTTTGACATGTCAACATTGCCGCAACCCGTTGTTTGTGCACCACCAATAGATTTGTTTGCCGGCTTTAATCAACAGACTGCATCAGTTCCTAATGGTCATTCTGATGTTGTTAAAGAAGCTGTGCATAATGCTGTGGTTCAGAAGGTTGTCACGGCTTCAGCGTCTGTATCAGCAGAAGCAGTCCCCACATCTCATCCTGTGCACCAAGATCTCTTCAGTCTGTCAATAGCGCAGGACTCAGCAACTTCTTCTTCCCCTCCGTCAGTGGATCTGTTTGCTGGCTTTGACCAACAGCTGCCACCTACGTCTAGTGTTCATCATATTACACCAGCAGCTCCATTGCCTGCTAATGAAGGGTGGGCATTCTTCGACACACCTCAATATGGTTCGTCAACTTCTGTTTCAAATGTGCAATCTCAGGTGCCTGCTGCATTGCCAAGTGTTGTTGCCAAAGCAATTGATCAATCAACATTGCCAAATTCACCACCAAGTGCCATCATGTCACAAACATCTCCGCCTACTATGGACCAGTGGAGTTTAAATGCTGAAGAGGTGAAGATCCCTGTCTCGAAGGAAAACTCCCAGGTACTTTAGCATTTGGTATATAAAGCTGTGAAGCTTGCTGCAGCTTTACTTTTACTGAGCTAAATATGAATTTTGATTTCCTTGGTTGCTTCCTAGGACTGGAATGCCTTTGGTGAATCCACTGGGAACATGCCTAATAATGTGTTTGCATTCAATGATATGCCTCAAGTAGCACCTCATCAGTTTGCCATACCCGGTGTTCCATACATGGGATCCAGAACTTCGCAGGTGTGTGTAACTGGCGTTTTGATCACTTTAAAAAGCTGAAAAGAAAACATATTTCTTTATTTCCCAAAGAAGGCTGGACTGAACAGGTTGAACCATTCTTTTAGGACTTGGCTAGGGGTGAGCCTGAAAGGTCAACTCCTGGGGATATATTCCCTGGCTTCAATGTCTCTCCTGGTGTCCTGGCTGAGCCATCATTTCCTGCACCACTTCAATCCCAACTGGTATGTGTTCTCCATGATTGAAGGTTCTCTCCTCATGCTTCCCTGACATTAGTTCCATATGATTGGAAGCTACTccctcttatattatgggacggagagagtagctTACATGGATATATACGTGGGATGGTTTGACATATGATACTGTATGTATTTTGTACTTGGCTAAAATAGAAGTTCAATTAAGGTGATACTAGGCCTTACAGTTCTTTAGCTCTGACTGTGTGTATCGAGGCATTACATGCCTTCTTGTGCATGGATTTGTGGCTGCTTTCATGTCTGTATACATATTGCTGGTGTAGGAAAGACTTGTAAAGCTGTATTTGCTtctctcttcttttctttttgcctgCCAGGCTGTCATGGGGCTACTGGACAACCTGAGCCATTTTACCCCAGTAGTCTCTTAAGTACTCCATTGTACCTGTTTATCTCTTTTAACTGATCTTTTGAATCTGGTTTCAGGACATGGTGTCTCAGGCTGGAAAATCAACAAATCCGTTTGACATGGCATTTGAGTCTGATGTCGAAGCCAACGACATGGTGTGTAACTGTACTGCTATTTTCTGGTTTGCACTTAGAACTATTATAACATGGACTACTAATTGTTCCTTTTGTTTGTGAACAAACTGTAAGATGTGCTTTAGAATAAGCTGTTGCTAACTCAGTGTAAGATGTGCTTTAGAATAAGCTGTTGCTACCTCACACACGACATCCTTTTACATTCTTTTAATGGCCGCTATCTCAGAATGCAGTTGTTTTCGTGCTGCCAAAACCCTGTCATACGTGTTCTTATTTATGATATTTTTTATTCCTCTTTTCAGTTTATGGATTTGACCTCACTACAAGCAACATTGCCGGATCCTCATGTTCCCGCAGACTACTCCGGCAACTTAACCGAGCCATGGATGCCTCAGAATTTTACGGTGCCATATATTCCTTCTGCATCTCAGGGTAATCCGCCTCTTCACGCCAAATTGATCCTCAAGCAGAAGTACACAAGTACATGAAACACATGAACTCTCGTTTTTTTTTTTGCGACAGAAAGAGAGTTTTATTCCATAATCAGAGGGTTACAATCGAGAGGCACCAACTCCTCAATACAAGGTGGGCTCCTTCCCAGCCATACGGCAGTAGTAGACTCCGTACGACTATACAATGCCAACCGATGTGCTACCCTATTTTGCTCATGCTTTATTTTTGATGGAACAAACTCTTGATCCTGAAGATGACGCTTGATCTCAAGTACCAAATGCCCATAAACAGACCTGGACAAGCTGTCCCCAGTCATTGCAGCTAGTGCCGTAGATGAGTCTGACTGAACCACAATTGGCAAGGATGAGTGCTGCAGGGCCAAGGCCATACCATGCATTATTGCATGTAGTTCCGCTTCCAGCGCGTCGTTGCAGTTGAAGATGCATCTGTATGCCGCAAAGATCACACCACCCTCATGATTTCGAAGTATCATACCTGCTGCCGccgacccgtcctcttgcatgaAGGCACCATCCACCGAAAGCGCAGCCCATCCCGTGGGCGGTCGCGGCCAGTGAAGAGGTATTGGCGGGGCGGGTACCTCGGCGTTTGCCTCCCGGACCGCTAGCATTTTCCCTTTGAGAATATCATCCGTGGAGAAAGTACCACACAGGTTCAAGGAATTCATATAACTTTGAAGGTAATCCGACGTTGCCGTTACGGACGGAGCATCCTTTCCGTGTGTAAGGTCCGATCGTAGCGACCAAATCCTCCATATCAACATGATCGTGCAATCCCGCATGTGATCATCGCAGTTTGCCAGGACGTTTAAAAGCCATTCCTTCCCAGTATCATGAAGGAGCTCCTGGCTCGGTAAACGCCAAACAGTTCTCATCTGAGCCCATATCCTCTGCGCATGCTCACATGACACTAGAGCATGAAAGCTAGTCTCCTTTTCTCGGCCACACACCCGACAGCTATCCCTAGTAGATATGTGACGATACTTCTTGCATTCATTTGTAGCTAAAGCACCGGAGACAAGCTTCCAGGCCATAATTCTCATCTTTAGAGGCACTTTAGAGCTCCAAATCCGCTGCCAAATGGGCCTCCGACCTGAAGAATTACTGCTTGACGAGCTGAGCCGCATGGAGTGCTGGACTTCCGTTGCTAGATGATAAGCACTACGCACAGTGAACTGTCCAGACCGCTCCGGGGCCCAAGCGATGAAATCCTGCCCGTTCCTTGGAGATGTGCGTATCTTCACGATCTCCCTGACATCCATGTCCCAAAAATGCTCCCTAAGCCGTTCCACATCCCATGCTCCATGTTCATTCAGAAAATCAGCCACCCGATTGTACCGACAGTTCCCTTTAGGAGTGATCGGTCTGAAATTGTGACCACGAGGAATCCAAGCATCTCTCCAGCTTTTTATCATTGTGCCGTTGCCAACGCGCCATATAATGCCCTTTTTCACCAGATCAAGTCCATGAACAATACCCTTCCATACCGCCGAACTGTTAGATGAGAAAACAGTGTCAAGCAAATTTCCCCTAGGGTAGTATTTGGCCTTCAATAATCTCGCACAAAGGCTATCTGGGCTATCTAAGAGGCGCCAAGCAGGAGCCTGCTTGGCAAGCAGAGCTTGATTAAACGCCCTCATGTCTCGGAATCCCATGCCCCCCATTGCTTTGGGTAACATCATCCTCTCCCAGCTTAACCAGGCCATCTTCCTTTTGCCATTTTCCACCCCCCACCAATATTGCCGCATCATCTTGGTTAGATCATCACACACAGAGGCCGGCAATTTGAACACATTCATTACATAGGTGGGAATCGCCTGAGCCACGGCCTTGATAAGAATCTCTTTATTTCCACCTGAAACATATTGTTCACTCCAATCAATAAGAATTTTCCTCAATCTATCTTGCAGTGTCTCAAACTGCCCCTTGTGAACTCTTCCTTCAGGGACCGGGAGTCCAAGGTATTTTGGTTCAAACACCTGTTGCGTTACCTCCAATGTACTCTTGATCTCATCCACGACTGACCCACCGCAATTGTCAgaaaaaaggatggaacacttctcGGGGTTTATAAGTTGACCCGTCGCCGAGGAATAAGTGTTCAACAAACCTTTAACAACATTCGCCTGCTGGCCTGAAGCTTCAAAAAATAGCAAGGTGTCATCCGCAAAGAGGAGATGAGATATCTCCGGTGCACCCCGACAAATGCTCACCCCGTTCAAGCTACCTTCATTCACTGATTTAGATAGGAGAGCAGATAACGCATCAGCGACAAAGAGAAACAAAAACGGAGACAATGGGTCACCTTGACGAAGGCCACGCGATGGTGAAAAAACCTCCAGAAGTTTCCCATTCAGTTTAACCGAATAACGGACAGATTTGACACAAGACATTATCCAAGCTATCCACTGTTCCGAGAAGCCCCATCTACTCAGCGCCTTCTCCAGAAAATCCCAGTCGACCCGATCGTACGCCTTTGAAAGATAGAGTTTGTACGCGCAGGCCGCCCGACTGGTGTTCTTCAACGATTGTATGTGATGGATGCACTCAAAGGCAATATAGAATTATCCGAGATGAGCCGGCCCGGAATAAAAGCACTTTGATTCTCAGAAATCAACTCCGACAGACAGGGACGGAGACGGTTAACCAAACATTTAGACACCAACTTGTAAATAACATTGCAGAGGCTGATCGGCCTGAAATCCTTGAGCTCCTTGGGATGAGGAACTTTCGGGATGAGGACGATCGCCGTATCATTAACCCCTTCTGGCATGGAGCCAGAGACAAAGAACTCCAACACAACAGCTGTGATTTCAGATTTTAGAGCTGCCCAATTCCGTTGATAGAACCTTGCCGGGAAGCCATCCGTGCCCGGAGCTTTAAGCGGACCAATTTGAAACAGTGCATTCGACACTTCCTCCTCGGTAAACGGCGCACATAACATGGCGTTCATCTGTTCAGTCACCTTAGGGCCAATAGCCTCAAGAACGACATCGGGGTTGAGAGTCGGGTCCTTGGTGTACACTTCCTTGAAGTAGGAAGTAGCCATGCGTTCCATGTCCGATGGAGAGGAGCACCATGATCCATCAGTACGCCGAAGTCTCTGTATGTAGTTCCTCCGCGCCCGCCACACAGCTCGCCTATGCAAATATGCTGTGATTCGTTCTCCCTCCTTCAGCCACGTAATGCGCGATCTCTGTAACCACATCATCTCTTCCCTATATAGCAGCTCATTGAGTTGAGCCATCTTCTGGCGAATCAACGAACGATCCGCATCCTTTAGCTGTAGGTCAACCAGCTCGGATCTTAACTTCTCCAATTCTGTGACATGGCCGAAATTCTTCTTACTCCACGCCCTAAGGCCATTCATCATTTCATGTAGGGCGTCCCGCACCGCCGCCAGATTGCCGGCCGGTTTGCTTTTCCTCCATCCACTCGCCACCACCTCTGACAACGCCGGGTGGCGTTCCCACATAATCTCATACCGAGGAGAGGCTGTAGTCCTCCTCGAATCCTCAAGAGCCAATCGAACCACGATCGGACAGTGGTCACATGACGAAGCAAGGTGAACAACTTGCGCGGCCGGGAAGAGCTCCCTCCACCCCTCATCCGCACAGGCTCGATCAAGGCGAACTCGCACGTTCCTCTCTCCAATCTGCCCATTATCATATGTAAATGGATACCCGAGAAACCGAGGTCCCATAATTCGCATGCCAACAAACAGTCGCGGAATAACCCCATCTGATTTTCAGAGCGCTGGGCTCTAGACATATGCTCGTGCTGCCACATTGCCTCATTAAAGTCTCCACACACTAACCACGGCTCTAACGAAACCGCACGGAGCTGGGAAAGAGAACTCCACATGAGATGACGGTTTTCAACTCGGGGTTCCCCATAGACAAACATCTTTCTCCAACTTTTATCATTTGCCACATCTACAATCCGCACGTCAATGTACCGTGCACAAGAATCTAGCACCGTCACTTGCAACTTCTCATCCCAAAAGAGTGCAAGGCCTCCACTAAGGCCGTCACTCGACACGCCAGCAAAACCCTTCATCTGCAATCTCCACCTCAGTTTCTCCATCTTTGAAGGGGCCTGTCTTGTTTCTGACAGAAAAACAAGCCCCGGGGAGTTGGCTTTAGAGAGGGCCAACACCTCACGAACTGTCCggcggtccccccccccccccccccggcagttcCAAGCTAGGATATTCATTGCATCCGGCGGTCCTCCTCGAAGGAGGCCGCTGATCTATCACCTAACATACCGCTTGATTCAACACGAGCCCTCTTACTGCTAGCACTGCTGGTAGGCGAGGCATGTGCACCATCCTCACCATTCCCCTGGGTAAGTGCTAGCACACCTCTCGGCCCTACCAACGCATTGGCATCCGGTCCAACATCCTCCATGGAGAGTCTTTTGCGAGCTGCTGGATCACCTTGCTTGGATATGTGTCCTTCCTTGGCAGGGCTTGTAGCCCTATCTAGCATGTCCGGGTCGACCACTGTCTTTCCCGGCGACCTCTGCTGGTGAGATTGAGGCGTATGTTGCTTCTGACTCCTTCCCCGGCCATAACTATCGTTGGACGGCGGTTTATTTAGTCCATCAGCATAGAGCCAAGACCCATACTTCTTGTCCTTCTCCTCATGCACCCCTCCATACTTCTTGTCCTTCTCCTCATGCACCCCTGATCCGCACTCTTTGCAATCATGACCAATGAGCCCACACACACTGCAGAAGTGTGCGAGTTTCTCGTAACGCACCAAGTAGACTTGGCGTTCTTTCCCCCTGACAATACTGACAAACTTGGTGAGAGGTCGGCGCACGTCATGCCGAACCCTAACCCTAATGTAGTCACCACGGGTATTCCCGTTCAGTCTCATCTCCAGGATCTCGCCAGAGTTTTTCAGCAAATTTTCCACAATGTTCTTCCTGCAGAAACCTTCCGGGATCTTGTGAATCTGTAGCCAAATTGGCATATACACCATGGAAACTTCCTCTGCCTTTGTGAAACCATCATATGGAACCATCAACACGAGTAAATTCCTGAATAGCCAAGGCCCTTGATGCAGCATACGTTCCCAGTCTCCCAAGCACGATGCTTGTACAACAAAAAGCTTCGGCCCAACCGGGCGAAACCTTACCGGCTGCGCGGGGTTCCAAGCCGCCCGCATATCCTTGTAGAAGGCCGCTTGGCTGAAGGTTTTCTCAGTATGAACCCTAGCCAGCGCGAGCCATCTCACGCTCTCATTGATCTCCGGATCAGCCTCATCTATCACCagatcatcaaagtcttcatcttccaGGTTGAGTTGTTCCATGAAATCTCCAAGGTCCGGCGTTCCGTGAGAGCCGCTGCCAGCGCTGGTGCCTGACAGGGCGTCCGCGGGAGGCTCCATCGCTACCGAGGGGCAGGGAAGAGCGAGGTTTGGCCGATCGAGAGAGCCGCTCAC from Triticum aestivum cultivar Chinese Spring chromosome 3B, IWGSC CS RefSeq v2.1, whole genome shotgun sequence includes these protein-coding regions:
- the LOC123071169 gene encoding probable ADP-ribosylation factor GTPase-activating protein AGD14 isoform X1, with product MGSRREEERNEKIIRGLMKLPPNRKCINCNSVGPQYVCTNFWTFTCLSCSGIHREFTHRVKSVSMSKFTTQEVRALEQGGNQRARDIYLKDWDWQRMRLPDNSKPDRIREFIRTVYVDKKYAGAKSTDKPATDSESVKGNESETRRPDSYHSYSQSPPYDFQYEDRRYGKQVNTLARRPSDRALFDGKLGSLLYSPGRSRDQMHEDRFANESHGSRFSDFSASSTSDFRNDVLSPSSQDTGYSSPSVHHSRNVSAENPQSQRHPNAVSQIESNGGHRSQRTASSGSFGSFDGSSPSNKSVDSGVLPDAPTERPVPSAANRQSGASSVAHSTQPYALQQSANSSASQIAPQESLRHLPVSAQPQPQPTAFSNQALFDMSTLPQPVVCAPPIDLFAGFNQQTASVPNGHSDVVKEAVHNAVVQKVVTASASVSAEAVPTSHPVHQDLFSLSIAQDSATSSSPPSVDLFAGFDQQLPPTSSVHHITPAAPLPANEGWAFFDTPQYGSSTSVSNVQSQVPAALPSVVAKAIDQSTLPNSPPSAIMSQTSPPTMDQWSLNAEEVKIPVSKENSQDWNAFGESTGNMPNNVFAFNDMPQVAPHQFAIPGVPYMGSRTSQDLARGEPERSTPGDIFPGFNVSPGVLAEPSFPAPLQSQLDMVSQAGKSTNPFDMAFESDVEANDMFMDLTSLQATLPDPHVPADYSGNLTEPWMPQNFTVPYIPSASQEREFYSIIRGLQSRGTNSSIQGGLSYIPGQVQDSHMLNSAQQGQFPPRNPFDE
- the LOC123071169 gene encoding probable ADP-ribosylation factor GTPase-activating protein AGD14 isoform X2, which encodes MGSRREEERNEKIIRGLMKLPPNRKCINCNSVGPQYVCTNFWTFTCLSCSGIHREFTHRVKSVSMSKFTTQEVRALEQGGNQRARDIYLKDWDWQRMRLPDNSKPDRIREFIRTVYVDKKYAGAKSTDKPATDSESVKGNESETRRPDSYHSYSQSPPYDFQYEDRRYGKQVNTLARRPSDRALFDGKLGSLLYSPGRSRDQMHEDRFANESHGSRFSDFSASSTSDFRNDVLSPSSQDTGYSSPSVHHSRNVSAENPQSQRHPNAVSQIESNGGHRSQRTASSGSFGSFDGSSPSNKSVDSGVLPDAPTERPVPSAANRQSGASSVAHSTQPYALQQSANSSASQIAPQESLRHLPVSAQPQPQPTAFSNQALFDMSTLPQPVVCAPPIDLFAGFNQQTASVPNGHSDVVKEAVHNAVVQKVVTASASVSAEAVPTSHPVHQDLFSLSIAQDSATSSSPPSVDLFAGFDQQLPPTSSVHHITPAAPLPANEGWAFFDTPQYGSSTSVSNVQSQVPAALPSVVAKAIDQSTLPNSPPSAIMSQTSPPTMDQWSLNAEEVKIPVSKENSQDWNAFGESTGNMPNNVFAFNDMPQVAPHQFAIPGVPYMGSRTSQDLARGEPERSTPGDIFPGFNVSPGVLAEPSFPAPLQSQLDMVSQAGKSTNPFDMAFESDVEANDMFMDLTSLQATLPDPHVPADYSGNLTEPWMPQNFTVPYIPSASQGGLSYIPGQVQDSHMLNSAQQGQFPPRNPFDE